A single uncultured Acetobacterium sp. DNA region contains:
- a CDS encoding Fe-S cluster domain-containing protein → MNIAIMVVIVMTVIGLIFGLVLAYANKVFSIEVNPLIHIVEDVLPKGQCGACGYAGCMAYAEAVVNDPNVSPSLCIPGKKPIADLVADLTGKAAAAIEPRVAQIKCNNAISESIKKYNYIGVEDCIAASMVQGGPKGCQYGCIGLGTCARSCPFDALHMGEDGLPVVDEVKCTGCGKCSLICPKHIIGMAPIGSHVGVICNSKDKGNAAKKVCAVACIGCGLCAKSCPYDAIKLENNLAMVDDHICIEKCNNPLCLEKCPTGAILPLTEDARKAFVVIKEAAAKAKAEKDAQKAQKSE, encoded by the coding sequence ATGAATATTGCAATAATGGTTGTAATAGTAATGACAGTTATTGGTTTGATTTTTGGTTTAGTACTGGCATACGCCAACAAAGTATTTTCAATCGAAGTCAATCCACTGATTCATATTGTAGAAGATGTACTTCCAAAAGGTCAATGTGGTGCCTGTGGTTATGCTGGTTGTATGGCATATGCTGAGGCAGTTGTTAATGATCCAAACGTATCACCGAGTCTGTGTATCCCGGGTAAGAAACCCATCGCAGACCTGGTCGCAGATCTGACAGGTAAAGCAGCAGCGGCAATTGAACCAAGAGTTGCCCAGATTAAATGTAACAATGCAATTTCAGAGTCAATCAAAAAATACAATTATATTGGCGTGGAAGACTGTATTGCTGCAAGTATGGTACAGGGAGGTCCGAAAGGATGCCAATACGGCTGTATCGGTCTGGGAACCTGTGCCAGAAGCTGTCCTTTTGACGCGCTTCACATGGGCGAAGATGGCCTGCCAGTTGTTGATGAAGTCAAATGTACCGGATGTGGAAAATGTAGTTTGATCTGTCCGAAACATATTATTGGCATGGCGCCAATCGGCTCTCATGTTGGCGTAATTTGTAATTCAAAAGATAAGGGTAATGCTGCTAAAAAAGTTTGTGCAGTAGCTTGTATCGGATGTGGACTTTGTGCCAAGAGCTGTCCTTATGACGCAATTAAACTCGAAAATAATTTGGCGATGGTTGATGATCACATCTGTATTGAAAAATGCAATAACCCGCTTTGTCTGGAAAAATGCCCAACCGGAGCAATTCTTCCTCTGACTGAAGATGCCAGAAAAGCATTTGTGGTTATAAAGGAAGCGGCTGCCAAAGCGAAAGCGGAAAAAGACGCGCAAAAAGCACAAAAATCAGAATAA
- a CDS encoding Rnf-Nqr domain containing protein, whose amino-acid sequence MMEYMTLFIGAVVVNNFVLTKFLGLCIFFGVSKNLSASAGMGMAVTAVMTLSSMLAWLVYNFVLVPNGLEFMKTAVFVLLIASFVQLLEMIIKKQAPALYNMWGIYLLLIATNCIVLAVPLEMAEGGLSFLMTVVYAIGSGLGFALAIILMASCREKLRLADVPKSLEGLGIAFILAGMLALAFLGFSGMI is encoded by the coding sequence ATAATGGAATATATGACCCTGTTTATAGGCGCTGTAGTTGTTAACAACTTCGTTTTAACAAAGTTTTTAGGTTTATGTATTTTCTTTGGCGTTTCAAAGAATCTGAGTGCTTCAGCCGGAATGGGTATGGCGGTAACTGCCGTTATGACCTTAAGCTCGATGCTGGCATGGCTTGTTTATAATTTTGTTCTGGTACCAAACGGTCTCGAATTTATGAAAACAGCTGTGTTTGTATTGCTCATCGCCAGCTTTGTTCAATTGCTGGAAATGATCATCAAAAAACAGGCTCCTGCGCTTTACAATATGTGGGGGATTTACCTGTTACTGATTGCGACAAACTGTATCGTTTTGGCCGTGCCTCTTGAAATGGCTGAAGGTGGTCTGTCATTCTTAATGACAGTTGTTTATGCAATTGGTTCAGGTTTAGGTTTTGCTCTGGCAATTATCCTGATGGCAAGTTGTCGAGAAAAGTTAAGATTGGCAGATGTGCCTAAATCCTTAGAAGGTCTTGGGATTGCCTTTATTTTAGCTGGTATGTTAGCCTTGGCGTTCCTAGGCTTTTCAGGAATGATTTAA
- the rsxE gene encoding electron transport complex subunit RsxE, with translation MNNLWLTFKKGLVEENPVFVLALSLCPALAVTASVITSLTMGLSVMFVITANNMVVSLSRKIVNPKVRVPVYITSIATIVTVVQLMLQAFAPDLYKALGIYLALIVVFAIILARAEVFASKNKVIPSMVDGLGMGAGFCLALVIIGCIRELLGNGSLLGIPIIGDWYDPALIFILPAGGFMLIGYMVAGWKMWTTHMEKKKAERGEA, from the coding sequence ATGAATAATTTATGGCTTACTTTTAAAAAGGGTCTCGTTGAAGAAAATCCCGTTTTTGTTTTAGCGCTTAGTCTATGTCCGGCTTTGGCGGTAACTGCTTCGGTTATTACTTCACTGACCATGGGTCTTTCGGTTATGTTTGTTATTACTGCCAATAATATGGTGGTTTCACTTAGCAGAAAAATCGTCAACCCAAAAGTTCGGGTTCCGGTTTATATTACATCGATTGCGACGATCGTTACCGTTGTACAGCTAATGCTTCAGGCGTTTGCACCAGATTTATACAAGGCGTTGGGGATTTATCTGGCCTTGATCGTTGTATTTGCGATTATTCTGGCTAGAGCTGAAGTGTTTGCATCTAAAAACAAAGTGATTCCTTCTATGGTCGATGGACTTGGAATGGGCGCCGGTTTTTGTCTTGCGTTAGTTATTATCGGATGTATTCGAGAATTACTTGGAAATGGCTCATTATTGGGTATTCCAATTATTGGAGATTGGTACGATCCAGCGTTGATCTTTATCCTGCCTGCAGGTGGATTTATGCTAATCGGATATATGGTTGCCGGCTGGAAAATGTGGACAACTCATATGGAAAAAAAGAAAGCTGAAAGGGGTGAAGCATAA
- a CDS encoding FMN-binding protein encodes MSAEHAKEYSIFQIAVNLMLACFVSGLVIATVYFFTAPIAVKNAEQAKMDSMAALVTDADEFVPIEGQEEWFEATKGGATIAYVVPSEVKGYGGKIELLVAVAPDGTVIDYTILKANETPGLGDKAGVEPFKSQIIGKTAENLVVTKDPANKDNVQAMTGATISSKAVTLGVQNAVKEVDEFVGGSK; translated from the coding sequence ATGTCAGCTGAACATGCAAAAGAATATTCTATTTTTCAGATCGCAGTAAACTTAATGTTGGCTTGTTTTGTCTCTGGTTTAGTTATTGCGACGGTTTACTTCTTTACTGCGCCGATTGCTGTAAAAAATGCTGAACAGGCAAAAATGGATTCGATGGCAGCATTAGTTACTGATGCAGATGAATTCGTGCCAATTGAAGGTCAAGAAGAATGGTTTGAGGCGACTAAGGGCGGAGCAACAATCGCTTATGTCGTACCAAGCGAAGTTAAAGGCTATGGCGGTAAAATTGAATTACTGGTAGCAGTTGCTCCAGATGGTACGGTTATTGATTACACCATCTTAAAAGCAAACGAAACACCAGGTCTTGGTGATAAAGCCGGGGTTGAGCCTTTTAAATCTCAGATTATCGGGAAAACAGCAGAAAATCTGGTTGTCACAAAAGATCCAGCAAACAAGGATAACGTCCAGGCAATGACTGGCGCAACCATTTCTTCTAAAGCAGTGACACTGGGTGTTCAGAATGCTGTTAAAGAAGTTGATGAGTTTGTGGGAGGTAGTAAATAA
- a CDS encoding RnfABCDGE type electron transport complex subunit D, translating to MAEEKINKELFNVSISPHIRSKESISKIMWTVNITLLPAALFGAYYFGLNALMVMVVGVLSAVLFEYLVQKIRKKPITIADGSAVLTGLLLTMCLPPTLPPYMAAVGSFIAIVIAKHAMGGLGQNIFNPAHIGRAALMVSWPVAMTTWSSMTTSIDVVSAATPLNLLKQQGYGALIDTFGSAGNMYQAMFLGFRNGSIGETCTVLLILGGLFLIYKGYVNWQVPAIMIATVGIGTWVFGPAGLFTGDPIFHMMAGGLIIGAFFMATDMVTIPITKKGQIIFALGAGILTVLIRLKGGYPEGVCYAILLMNCLTPLIDRFVQPKKFGVRG from the coding sequence ATGGCGGAAGAAAAAATAAACAAAGAATTATTTAACGTATCCATATCGCCACATATTCGATCGAAAGAATCAATTTCCAAGATCATGTGGACGGTCAACATTACATTATTACCGGCCGCATTATTTGGGGCATATTACTTTGGTCTGAATGCGCTTATGGTTATGGTAGTCGGTGTTTTATCGGCAGTACTTTTCGAATATCTGGTACAGAAGATCAGAAAAAAACCAATTACCATCGCTGATGGTAGTGCTGTTTTAACGGGTTTGTTGCTGACCATGTGTTTACCACCAACACTTCCACCGTATATGGCGGCAGTTGGTTCATTTATCGCAATTGTTATCGCAAAACATGCCATGGGCGGGTTAGGACAAAATATTTTCAACCCGGCACATATTGGTCGAGCCGCTTTAATGGTTTCATGGCCAGTGGCAATGACAACCTGGAGCAGCATGACAACCAGTATTGATGTTGTCAGTGCGGCAACGCCACTGAATCTGTTAAAACAACAAGGTTATGGCGCATTAATTGATACCTTTGGTAGTGCTGGTAATATGTACCAGGCAATGTTCCTGGGATTCCGTAATGGTAGTATTGGTGAAACCTGTACCGTGCTTTTAATTTTAGGTGGACTATTTTTAATTTATAAAGGTTATGTCAACTGGCAGGTTCCAGCAATTATGATTGCAACCGTTGGTATCGGCACCTGGGTATTTGGACCAGCTGGTTTATTTACCGGAGATCCAATTTTCCATATGATGGCTGGTGGTTTAATTATTGGAGCTTTCTTTATGGCAACCGATATGGTTACGATCCCAATTACCAAAAAGGGCCAAATTATTTTTGCCCTGGGTGCAGGTATATTGACAGTTTTAATTCGGTTAAAGGGTGGTTATCCTGAAGGGGTATGTTACGCGATCCTATTAATGAACTGTTTAACACCTCTGATTGACCGTTTTGTCCAACCAAAAAAATTCGGAGTAAGGGGGTAA